The proteins below come from a single Caloenas nicobarica isolate bCalNic1 chromosome 23, bCalNic1.hap1, whole genome shotgun sequence genomic window:
- the HTR1D gene encoding 5-hydroxytryptamine receptor 1D → MTQYNRSAELALQSSANKSLNFTEALDERTLLGLKISLSVLLSVITLATILANVFVVITIFLTRKLHTPANYLIGSLAVTDLLVSVLVMPISIAYTVTHTWAFGQVLCDIWLSSDITCCTASILHLCVIALDRYWAITDALEYAKRRTAGRAALMIAVVWMISVSISVPPFFWRQVKAHEEIAKCAVNTDQISYTIYSTCGAFYIPTVLLLILYGRIYVAARSRILKPPSLYGKRFTTAHLITGSAGSSLCSINASLHEGHSQIPGGSPIFINHVQIKLADNVLERKRISAARERKATKTLGIILGAFIFCWLPFFVMSLVLPICQDACWFHPILLDFFTWLGYLNSLINPVIYTAFNEEFKQAFQKLIHFKKRLP, encoded by the coding sequence atgaCTCAGTATAACCGTTCAGCAGAGCTCGCTCTCCAGAGCTCAGCAAACAAGTCATTAAATTTCACCGAAGCTTTGGATGAAAGGACGCTATTAGGGCTGAAGATTTCGCTGTCAGTCCTCCTGTCTGTTATAACATTGGCGACGATCCTTGCCAAcgtttttgttgttattaccATTTTTCTCACTAGAAAGCTCCACACACCTGCAAATTACCTCATCGGCTCCTTGGCGGTGACCGATCTTCTAGTGTCCGTCCTCGTGATGCCCATCAGCATCGCTTACACCGTCACCCACACGTGGGCCTTCGGCCAGGTGTTGTGCGACATCTGGTTGTCGTCAGACATCACGTGCTGCACGGCCTCGATCCTGCACCTCTGCGTCATCGCGCTGGACCGATACTGGGCCATCACGGACGCTCTGGAATACGCCAAGCGCCGCACCGCCGGCCGAGCGGCGCTCATGATCGCCGTGGTCTGGATGATCTCTGTTAGCATTTCCGTGCCACCGTTTTTCTGGAGGCAGGTGAAGGCTCATGAAGAAATTGCAAAGTGTGCCGTGAACACAGATCAAATTTCCTACACGATTTATTCCACTTGTGGAGCTTTCTACATCCCCACCGTGCTCCTCTTAATATTATACGGTAGAATTTATGTAGCAGCGCGATCCAGGATTCTGAAGCCGCCCTCGCTATATGGGAAACGTTTTACCACCGCTCACCTGATTACCGGCTCTGctggctcttccctctgctcaaTTAATGCCAGCCTTCATGAAGGGCATTCCCAGATCCCAGGTGGATCCCCAATATTTATCAATCATGTTCAAATAAAACTTGCGGATAATGtcctggaaaggaagagaatttCTGCTGCGAGAGAAAGGAAAGCCACCAAAACTTTAGGTATTATTCTGGgagctttcattttctgctggctGCCTTTTTTTGTCATGTCCCTGGTCCTGCCCATCTGCCAAGATGCTTGTTGGTTTCATCCCATCTTGTTGGACTTCTTTACGTGGTTAGGTTACTTAAACTCATTGATCAATCCTGTCATTTATACAGCttttaatgaagaatttaaACAGGCTTTCCAAAAACTAATACATTTCAAGAAGCGTTTGCCTTGA